A genomic window from Planctomycetota bacterium includes:
- a CDS encoding lysophospholipid acyltransferase family protein: MSVKRRSRVREYAEYLYMVGVERLVRLLPIGAHLGLGRVLGALTRLADRGHRRVAEENAAWALGLSPEEARALVRRVYRNVCTNFVEDLMLPKILRKMKLTDFSRVEGAEHLRAALARGKGAIVVTGHFGNWELAGRALGHTAGSALVVARTLSNRLVEERARRFREEGGLKVIGRQGALRQVLSHLRAGGCVAMLIDQNQRKGGVFVPFFGKLASTVPSPASLALKLDVPVLAGYTYREGHRLFHCFHCDPPFELIRTGDHKADVVANTAMFTQRIEEFVRKHPDQWFWLHSRWRKRPPGEAPGAGAEAPEDDDGGADSEGSDLE; the protein is encoded by the coding sequence GTGTCGGTCAAACGCCGCAGCCGGGTCCGCGAATACGCCGAGTACCTGTACATGGTCGGCGTCGAGCGGCTCGTGCGCCTGCTGCCGATCGGCGCGCACCTGGGGCTGGGGCGTGTCCTGGGCGCGCTCACGCGGCTGGCCGACCGCGGCCACCGGCGCGTGGCCGAGGAGAACGCCGCCTGGGCCCTTGGGCTGAGCCCCGAGGAGGCGCGGGCGCTGGTCCGCCGCGTCTACCGCAACGTCTGCACCAACTTCGTCGAAGACCTCATGCTGCCCAAGATCCTGCGGAAGATGAAGCTGACCGACTTCTCGCGGGTCGAGGGGGCCGAGCACCTGCGGGCGGCCCTCGCCAGGGGCAAGGGCGCCATCGTGGTGACCGGCCACTTCGGCAACTGGGAGCTGGCGGGCCGCGCCCTCGGCCACACGGCCGGCTCGGCCCTGGTGGTGGCCCGCACCCTGTCGAACCGCCTCGTCGAGGAGCGGGCCCGGCGCTTCCGCGAGGAGGGCGGCCTCAAGGTCATCGGCCGCCAGGGGGCGCTGCGGCAGGTGCTCAGCCACTTGCGCGCCGGCGGCTGCGTGGCTATGCTGATCGACCAGAATCAGCGCAAGGGCGGCGTCTTCGTGCCCTTCTTCGGCAAGCTGGCCTCCACCGTGCCCAGCCCGGCCAGCCTCGCCCTCAAGCTCGATGTGCCGGTGCTGGCCGGCTACACGTACCGAGAGGGGCACCGGCTCTTCCATTGCTTCCATTGCGATCCGCCCTTCGAGTTGATCCGCACGGGGGACCACAAGGCCGACGTGGTGGCCAACACGGCGATGTTCACCCAGCGAATCGAGGAGTTCGTGCGAAAGCACCCCGACCAGTGGTTCTGGCTCCACTCGCGCTGGCGCAAACGCCCCCCAGGAGAGGCCCCAGGGGCGGGAGCGGAGGCGCCCGAGGACGACGACGGGGGCGCTGATTCGGAAGGGAGTGACCTCGAGTGA